The segment aaattttaaaaaatgataaaataatcttTTTTACCGTTTTTCATTACACACGTAACGGTAAAGTAACGTGACAGATCGGTTAGCAACAATTTAGGGTTTATATAATAGTATaataagaagaaaaagaagaagaagagaaaaaatagAGATGCTTGGAGATAAAACAgatgaaaaaagaagagaaaaaatggAGATGCTTGGAGATAAAACAGATGAAAAACATGTTCCCTCCTCTGTAAATCCTATTAGACTTCAATTTCCCCTTTCATAAATCTTTGGGTTTTCATGGTGGAAatcaatttcaattttccttttcaTAAACTGTGACTTACCCCAAATCTTACTCTGTTTTCATCCACCAATTTAACAGCCCTATCATCGAGCTGACGATCATACAGTCGAAGACGGACCGCCAAGTCCTGTATCGGTTCTTGAACAGTTCTTTGTCGAAGAGAGCGTTAACTCTCCTAGCACTGTATCTCTAGCAGGTGAATGAATTCCTTCGGTAGAAATTGCTTATTATATATAGGGCATATGTTTTGTTTTTTATGGTGAATTAACATCTGAATCTTGTGCAGCTGAACCACCGGTCGAACCATTTTGTATAGATATCAAAGAACACAATGCAACTTCGCTATTGGAATCCCAGTTGGATCTGAAGAGTACTGCAGGTACTTCCAAGGATAAGTAAGGATCTTTGTCTGAAAGCATAAGAGCAGTTCTCCAAGTTTCTGGTCTCAATTGGGGTTAGCTCTCTAGGAGATGGCTTTTGTTAGACCAAATGCCTGATGCATCCTTGTTCAATAATGTTGAAGTATGGCTTGAGAAGTCCTATACCGATCGTAGGCTACTTTTTGGCTATATCAGTGAAGTCATTTTGGAGATATATCAATGTTATTTTGGATGCTCCCCATGGATTTCGCTTCTCTATCCACGACTTCAACCGGCTATGTTATCAAAAAATCTGGTTCATGAAGTGTTGAGACATGTCGATTGGCAACTCCTTTTGGAGTTGCCCCAACAGACATCACAACAACTTGTAGAAAAGGATTGGCAGAAATTTGG is part of the Gossypium arboreum isolate Shixiya-1 chromosome 5, ASM2569848v2, whole genome shotgun sequence genome and harbors:
- the LOC128292907 gene encoding uncharacterized protein LOC128292907, with product MLGDKTDEKRREKMEMLGDKTDEKHVPSSPYHRADDHTVEDGPPSPVSVLEQFFVEESVNSPSTVSLAAEPPVEPFCIDIKEHNATSLLESQLDLKSTAGTSKDK